The window CGATTTTCGACGTGACGTTGAAGCTGATACGTGTCGGCAAATTCGCCTTGATGACACCGGTGATGACATCGACCGACGGGCGCTGGGTCGCGAGGATCAGGTGGATGCCTGCGGCGCGCGCTTTCTGCGCGAGCCGCTGGATCAGGAATTCGACCTCCTTGCCCGCGGTCATCATCAAATCGGCCAGCTCGTCGACCACCACCACGATTTGCGGCAGCGGCGCGTAATCGAGTGTCTCTTCCTCATAGAGCGGCTGACCGGTTTCGGGGTCGTAACCGACCTGGACCCGCCGTCCGAGCGACTTGCCCTTCGACAGCGCGGTGCGGACCTTGTCGTTGTAGCTCGCGAGGTTGCGCACCGACAGCGACGACATCATCCGGTAACGGTCCTCCATCTGCTCGACCGCCCATTTGAGGGCGCGGATCGCCTTCTTGGGCTCGGTCACCACCGGAGCGAGCAGGTGCGGGATGCCGTCATAGACGCTGAGTTCGAGCATCTTGGGGTCGATCATGATCAGCTTCACCTGATCGGGGCCGAGCCGGTAGAGCAGCGACAGGATCATCGCGTTCAAACCGACCGACTTGCCCGACCCGGTGGTGCCCGCGATCAGCAGGTGCGGCATCGGCGCGAGGTCGGCGATCACCGGGTCACCGCTGATATTCTTGCCGAGGATGATCGGGAGCGCTCCAGTCTGTTCCTGGAACAGCGCGCTGCCGATCATTTCGGACAGCACCACCGATTCGCGGACGGCGTTGGGCAGCTCGATGCCGATCACGGTGCGCCCTGGGATCGGCGCGATGCGCGCCGACAGCGCCGACATGTTGCGCGCGATGTCGTCGGCAAGGTTCGACACCCGGCTCGCTTTCGTCCCCGGCGCGGGCTCGAGTTCGTACATGGTGACGACGGGGCCGGGGCGCACCGCAGTGATCACGCCCTTGACCTGGAAATCCTCGAGCACCGATTCGAGCAGCCGCGCGTTGCGTTCGAGCCCCGCCTTGTCGATCTGCCCGGTCGGCGCCGGCGGCGGCTCGGCGAGCAGGTCGAGCGACGGCATCTGGTAATTGGTGAACAACTCGGTCTGCGGCTTGGCGCGCGGTTTCGACGGCTGGGTGCGCTGCGCCGGGTCGGCAATCTCGGGCGGTGCCCGCTCGCTCGGCTCGGCGCGGGCGCGCGGGCGGATGACACGGCCCATCAGCGACGGCGCCTTCGCATCGGCGGCAAGCGCGGGGGCCGGCGCGACGACGCGGCCACCCTCGACGGCGGGCAGCCGAAGCCGCGTCCACCAGCCGGGTTCGAGCCGCAGCGCGCGCCACGCGAGCCACAGGCCGACGCCGATCAACAGCAGGATCGCGGCAAAGCGGACCAGCGCCGCGCCGGGTT is drawn from Sphingopyxis sp. OPL5 and contains these coding sequences:
- a CDS encoding DNA translocase FtsK, yielding MASRKPVAAKADWRTVFRASIARSLVIGAALALGAFTLFLSLALITHDGTDAAIHTAAGGNPSNWMGGAGAWFADLLLFVGGVAITLLLPLLGVIAWRLWTGEAQPYWKRQLAFVFIAILLVGLGAQLWTPDSNAPLPAGWGGIIALIVGGAVDPWFDRIGEPGAALVRFAAILLLIGVGLWLAWRALRLEPGWWTRLRLPAVEGGRVVAPAPALAADAKAPSLMGRVIRPRARAEPSERAPPEIADPAQRTQPSKPRAKPQTELFTNYQMPSLDLLAEPPPAPTGQIDKAGLERNARLLESVLEDFQVKGVITAVRPGPVVTMYELEPAPGTKASRVSNLADDIARNMSALSARIAPIPGRTVIGIELPNAVRESVVLSEMIGSALFQEQTGALPIILGKNISGDPVIADLAPMPHLLIAGTTGSGKSVGLNAMILSLLYRLGPDQVKLIMIDPKMLELSVYDGIPHLLAPVVTEPKKAIRALKWAVEQMEDRYRMMSSLSVRNLASYNDKVRTALSKGKSLGRRVQVGYDPETGQPLYEEETLDYAPLPQIVVVVDELADLMMTAGKEVEFLIQRLAQKARAAGIHLILATQRPSVDVITGVIKANLPTRISFNVTSKIDSRTILGEAGAEQLLGKGDMLYVPGGKQITRIHGPFVSDDEVRAVADHWRGQGQPDYVESVTEDPEDGGFAMEGAPAGGDSAEDRMYAKACQIVVESQKASTSWLQRQLRIGYNSAARMIERMEEEGLVSPPNHVGRRDVLTDQYGQQR